From one Bacteroides fragilis NCTC 9343 genomic stretch:
- a CDS encoding superoxide dismutase → MNTLLMSLIFTTMTYEMPKLPYANNALEPVISQQTIDYHYGKHLQTYVNNLNSLVPGTEYEGKTVEAIVASAPDGAIFNNAGQVLNHTLYFLQFAPKPAKNEPAGKLGEAIKRDFGSFENFKKEFNAASVGLFGSGWAWLSVDKDGKLHITKEPNGSNPVRAGLKPLLGFDVWEHAYYLDYQNRRADHVNKLWEIIDWDVVEKRL, encoded by the coding sequence ATGAATACATTATTAATGTCTTTAATATTTACGACCATGACTTACGAAATGCCTAAACTTCCGTACGCAAACAATGCGCTGGAACCTGTAATCAGTCAGCAAACCATCGATTACCATTATGGTAAACATCTTCAAACATATGTAAACAATCTCAATAGCCTGGTTCCGGGCACCGAATATGAAGGAAAAACAGTAGAAGCCATCGTAGCCTCGGCTCCCGACGGAGCTATCTTCAATAATGCCGGACAGGTGCTGAACCATACTCTGTACTTCCTGCAATTTGCGCCGAAACCGGCAAAGAACGAACCGGCAGGCAAGTTGGGAGAAGCCATCAAACGCGACTTCGGCAGCTTTGAAAACTTCAAGAAAGAGTTCAACGCAGCTTCTGTAGGATTGTTCGGTTCGGGATGGGCCTGGCTGTCCGTTGACAAAGACGGAAAGCTGCACATCACCAAAGAGCCCAACGGAAGCAATCCGGTACGCGCGGGACTGAAACCGTTACTGGGATTTGACGTATGGGAACATGCTTACTACCTCGACTATCAGAACCGTCGTGCCGACCACGTAAACAAACTGTGGGAGATCATCGACTGGGATGTCGTAGAAAAACGGCTGTAA